In Desulfomonile tiedjei, the DNA window AATGTCATCACCGGGAAAATCATACGAACTCAATAACTCGCGAAGCTCCAGCTCCACCAACTCTATAAGCTCAGGATCGTCAACCATGTCCGTCTTGTTCAAAAAGACCACTACGTACGGCACTCCAACCTGGCGCGCAAGAAGTATGAGCTCCCTGGTCTGAGGCATGGGACCGTCGTTGGCTCCCACCACCAGTATCGCACCGTCCATCTGCGCCGCACCGGTTATCATGTTCTTGATGTAGTCCGCATGACCCGGACAGTCCACATGCGCATAATGACGCTTGTCCGTCTGATACTCCACATGGGCCGTC includes these proteins:
- a CDS encoding GTP-binding protein, coding for MGKAKFERTKPHVNVGTIGHIDHGKTTLTAAITRVLAKKGLANYVPFEEIDKAPEEKERGITIATAHVEYQTDKRHYAHVDCPGHADYIKNMITGAAQMDGAILVVGANDGPMPQTRELILLARQVGVPYVVVFLNKTDMVDDPELIELVELELRELLSSYDFPGDDI